The Acidobacteriota bacterium genome contains a region encoding:
- a CDS encoding DUF4159 domain-containing protein codes for MKRTATLLVLLLLPWAYASDTWDRSERQEAKEFTFARLIYSGGGWRRGASWSVDFPKADRQFLYVLHKLHDFTFINPRERAIRATDKELLRYPFLYAVEVGHMELSLEEAAALREYLLRGGFLVVDDFHGPWEWRNFYRQMKKVFPEYEPRTLTVDHPIFHCYYSIDRLIQVPGLQYLYSGSLSEKGGVEPHYMGIEDDSGRLMVMINHNVDLGDAWEWAEVDEYPRPFAEMAIKLGTNYIIYAMTH; via the coding sequence ATGAAAAGAACCGCGACGCTGCTCGTCTTACTGCTGTTGCCTTGGGCCTACGCCAGCGATACCTGGGATCGCAGCGAGCGCCAGGAGGCCAAGGAATTCACTTTCGCCCGCCTCATCTATTCGGGAGGAGGGTGGCGGCGCGGCGCTTCCTGGAGCGTCGACTTCCCCAAGGCCGACCGCCAATTCCTCTACGTGCTGCACAAACTGCACGACTTCACCTTCATCAACCCGCGCGAACGGGCCATCAGAGCCACCGACAAGGAACTCCTGCGGTACCCCTTTCTCTATGCCGTCGAGGTGGGGCACATGGAGCTGAGCCTGGAAGAGGCGGCAGCGCTTCGCGAGTACCTGCTGCGGGGAGGCTTCCTGGTGGTGGACGACTTTCACGGTCCCTGGGAGTGGCGCAACTTCTACCGCCAGATGAAGAAGGTGTTCCCCGAGTACGAGCCGCGAACCCTCACCGTCGACCATCCCATCTTCCACTGCTACTACAGCATCGACCGCCTGATACAGGTTCCGGGTCTGCAATATCTTTACAGCGGCAGCCTCTCTGAAAAGGGCGGAGTGGAGCCCCACTACATGGGCATCGAAGACGACAGCGGACGCCTGATGGTCATGATCAACCACAACGTCGACCTGGGCGATGCCTGGGAATGGGCCGAGGTGGACGAGTATCCCCGTCCCTTCGCCGAGATGGCCATCAAGCTGGGAACCAACTACATCATCTACGCCATGACGCACTAG